From Crassaminicella indica, one genomic window encodes:
- a CDS encoding Uma2 family endonuclease, giving the protein MGIAVEDKMYSYDEYLKIIENEEDANKRYEYIDGHIYMLASPSVKHQRIIGEIFGSLYNYLKGGSCEPFVAPLDVKLYNQQRKIIGNVQPDVFVVCDNLNEGELTTPILVVEVVSPSSRSRDYVQKLDLYMRSGVREYWIIDPIQKKILQYTFNERELKSVNIYTDIIKSIVFEGLSINLEEVLK; this is encoded by the coding sequence ATGGGTATAGCAGTTGAAGATAAGATGTATTCATATGATGAGTATCTTAAGATTATCGAAAATGAAGAAGATGCAAATAAAAGATATGAGTATATCGATGGTCATATATACATGCTAGCATCTCCATCAGTAAAGCATCAAAGAATAATAGGTGAGATTTTTGGAAGTTTGTATAATTATTTAAAAGGTGGTTCATGTGAACCTTTTGTAGCACCATTAGATGTAAAACTTTATAATCAACAGAGAAAAATTATTGGAAATGTACAGCCCGATGTGTTTGTTGTGTGTGATAACTTAAACGAAGGGGAATTGACTACCCCTATTCTTGTAGTAGAAGTAGTTTCGCCATCTAGCAGAAGTCGTGATTATGTTCAGAAGCTTGATCTATATATGAGATCAGGTGTAAGAGAGTATTGGATTATCGATCCAATACAAAAGAAAATTCTTCAGTATACATTCAATGAACGAGAACTAAAAAGCGTAAATATCTACACAGATATAATTAAATCCATTGTATTTGAAGGGTTGAGTATTAATCTAGAAGAAGTATTAAAATAG